One genomic segment of Chitinophaga sancti includes these proteins:
- a CDS encoding alpha/beta hydrolase codes for MMVLKLRSNHWINWKRYYSGLLQIDCMFNPEYYSIVCIPYSGLLQIVCMFNPEYYSIVCIPYSRLLQIVCMFNPEYYSIVCIPYSGLLQIVCMFNPEYYSIVCIPYSRLLQIVCMFNPEYYSIVCIPYSGLLQIVCMFNPEYYSIVCIPYSGLLQIVCMFNPEYYSIVCIPYSGLLQIVCMFNPEYYSIVCIIFSNFSRIMANLYAMSRIYLFLCLLLPCLTHAQDTPIVMHLWPNGAPGYENRKNEPEIAKDYYVKNIHNPSITVYLPPKGKATGAAVVICPGGGFRLLVYNSEGVNPAKYLNDLGITAIILKYRLFREDSTYSLEKEVRQDAYRAMRLVRSHAKDWGIDTARVGMWGFSAGGEVVTQVAYAPGYGDQKAKDTVDRLNGKPDFQILVYPGPLGIPLSVPKDAPKAFLVVANNDACCSAPIVTLLSAYRDARVPVEAHIFANGDHAFNMGYKTDLLSLKAWPSLLTNWMIDSHIIPAQGSKQMQ; via the coding sequence ATGATGGTATTGAAGCTGCGCAGCAATCACTGGATAAACTGGAAGAGATATTATTCAGGACTATTGCAGATCGACTGCATGTTTAATCCGGAATATTACAGCATCGTTTGCATACCCTATTCAGGACTATTGCAGATCGTCTGCATGTTTAATCCGGAATATTACAGCATCGTTTGTATACCCTATTCAAGACTATTGCAGATCGTCTGCATGTTTAATCCGGAATATTACAGCATCGTTTGCATACCCTATTCAGGACTATTGCAGATCGTCTGCATGTTTAATCCGGAATATTACAGCATCGTTTGTATACCCTATTCAAGACTATTGCAGATCGTCTGCATGTTTAATCCGGAATATTACAGCATCGTTTGTATACCCTATTCAGGACTATTGCAAATCGTCTGCATGTTTAATCCGGAATATTACAGCATCGTTTGTATACCCTATTCAGGACTATTGCAGATCGTCTGCATGTTTAATCCGGAATATTACAGTATCGTTTGCATACCCTATTCAGGACTATTGCAGATCGTCTGCATGTTTAATCCGGAATATTACAGCATTGTTTGTATAATTTTTTCAAACTTTTCCCGAATAATGGCTAACTTATATGCCATGTCACGCATTTACCTCTTCCTTTGCCTCCTGCTCCCCTGCCTCACTCACGCGCAGGATACACCAATCGTTATGCATCTCTGGCCCAATGGTGCACCCGGTTATGAAAACCGGAAGAACGAGCCCGAAATAGCCAAAGACTACTATGTAAAGAATATTCATAATCCCAGCATCACCGTCTACCTCCCTCCAAAGGGAAAAGCGACAGGTGCCGCAGTGGTCATTTGCCCAGGTGGTGGATTCCGGTTATTGGTTTATAATTCTGAAGGCGTCAATCCTGCGAAATACCTGAATGATTTAGGCATTACTGCTATTATTCTCAAATACCGGTTATTCAGGGAGGATTCTACTTATTCATTGGAAAAAGAAGTAAGACAAGACGCTTATCGCGCCATGCGGTTAGTGCGTAGTCATGCGAAAGATTGGGGTATAGACACCGCCCGTGTGGGTATGTGGGGCTTTAGCGCAGGTGGGGAAGTTGTGACACAGGTAGCTTATGCGCCGGGATATGGTGATCAAAAAGCCAAAGATACTGTGGACAGATTAAATGGGAAACCGGATTTTCAGATCTTAGTTTATCCCGGTCCACTGGGGATTCCGCTATCAGTTCCGAAGGATGCGCCGAAGGCTTTTTTGGTAGTAGCAAATAATGACGCTTGCTGTTCAGCTCCAATAGTGACCTTATTAAGCGCCTACAGGGACGCCAGGGTCCCTGTAGAAGCGCACATTTTCGCCAATGGAGATCATGCCTTCAATATGGGATACAAAACGGATCTGCTCTCCTTAAAGGCATGGCCATCCCTGTTGACGAACTGGATGATCGATAGTCATATCATACCTGCTCAAGGCTCAAAACAAATGCAGTAG
- a CDS encoding SRPBCC domain-containing protein — protein MTERKEAVVPHDGREIILSRLVRAPREIVFQAWTSPEKLADWWGPKGFKITIESFNMETAGEWKFVLHSPDGVDYPNRVVFIEVVEPERIAFSQSSDTDNDPDQFNTTVSFEDQGDCTCIDMRLIFKTNEARDHVIRSYDGIEAAQQSLDKLEEILFRTIADRLHV, from the coding sequence ATGACTGAAAGAAAAGAAGCCGTAGTACCACATGATGGCCGGGAGATCATCCTTTCCCGCCTTGTGAGAGCCCCAAGAGAGATCGTATTTCAGGCATGGACCAGTCCTGAGAAATTAGCTGATTGGTGGGGGCCGAAAGGGTTTAAAATTACTATTGAATCATTCAATATGGAAACTGCAGGGGAATGGAAATTTGTATTGCATAGTCCCGATGGTGTGGATTATCCCAACAGGGTGGTGTTTATTGAAGTGGTGGAACCGGAGCGGATCGCATTTTCTCAAAGCAGTGATACGGATAATGATCCGGACCAGTTTAATACAACTGTCTCTTTCGAAGATCAGGGAGATTGTACCTGTATTGATATGCGGCTGATTTTTAAGACGAATGAAGCAAGGGATCATGTGATCCGATCGTATGATGGTATTGAAGCTGCGCAGCAATCACTGGATAAACTGGAAGAGATATTATTCAGGACTATTGCAGATCGACTGCATGTTTAA
- a CDS encoding multiheme c-type cytochrome, with product MRYIILSSIVALIVLGSVMCTTTQPVSKTTIVELPGGKAFAGAAACQSCHQDIYKDTRHTAHFLTSSLPDAEHIKGSFAYGKNKFAYNEDMEVVMSRVAKKFYQTGYVNGMPTQKEAFGIVIGSGRMGQTYLYWSGNHLFQLPISYFTPIHDWANSPGYSISYIRFNRPVTANCIECHGTYAEAQILPDNSTVYDKQKILYGIDCERCHGPGAAHVSYHAAHPADTVPQYIVNTARLDRQLRLDACALCHSGIRNMIQPAFSYQVGQHLNEYSTENPSNGQLDVHGNQYGLLTDSKCFKQSQMDCSSCHNVHKDEAKNPRLFSDRCMNCHAKKDTCTFRPENGLVLSNNCIDCHMPAMASAKITFKMDQHKEAIPDLVRTHRVGIYPVETKAFVDKLH from the coding sequence ATGCGTTACATCATCTTATCTTCTATCGTTGCATTGATTGTATTGGGCAGTGTCATGTGCACGACCACTCAACCAGTTTCAAAGACCACCATTGTAGAACTACCCGGCGGCAAAGCATTTGCCGGCGCAGCAGCCTGCCAGTCCTGTCATCAGGATATTTATAAAGATACCAGGCATACAGCCCATTTTCTTACCTCTTCCCTACCCGATGCGGAACATATTAAGGGAAGTTTTGCCTATGGTAAAAATAAGTTCGCCTACAATGAAGACATGGAGGTGGTGATGAGCCGGGTGGCCAAAAAGTTTTACCAGACGGGGTATGTGAATGGTATGCCTACGCAGAAGGAAGCATTTGGTATCGTGATCGGCTCCGGCCGTATGGGGCAGACTTACCTTTATTGGTCCGGTAATCATTTGTTCCAGTTACCCATTTCTTACTTCACGCCTATTCATGACTGGGCCAATAGCCCGGGATATTCCATCAGTTATATTCGTTTTAACCGCCCTGTGACGGCTAATTGCATTGAATGCCATGGCACTTATGCGGAGGCGCAAATTCTTCCTGACAATAGTACTGTTTATGATAAACAAAAGATCCTCTATGGCATAGACTGTGAACGTTGTCATGGACCGGGGGCTGCGCATGTGTCTTACCATGCAGCGCATCCCGCGGATACGGTTCCACAGTATATTGTCAACACTGCCCGGTTAGACCGACAGTTACGATTGGATGCCTGTGCGCTTTGTCATTCCGGGATCAGGAATATGATTCAACCGGCTTTTTCTTACCAGGTGGGGCAGCACTTGAACGAGTATTCTACAGAAAATCCTTCTAATGGTCAATTGGATGTACATGGTAACCAGTATGGGCTGCTTACGGATAGCAAGTGTTTTAAACAGTCACAGATGGATTGCAGTTCCTGTCACAATGTACATAAGGATGAAGCGAAAAATCCAAGGTTATTTTCGGATAGGTGCATGAATTGTCATGCCAAAAAGGATACCTGTACTTTTCGGCCTGAAAATGGATTGGTATTGTCTAATAATTGTATTGACTGCCATATGCCAGCGATGGCATCGGCAAAGATCACTTTTAAGATGGATCAGCATAAGGAAGCGATTCCTGATCTGGTTCGGACTCATCGGGTGGGGATTTATCCGGTGGAGACGAAGGCATTTGTAGATAAGCTGCATTGA
- a CDS encoding DUF4197 domain-containing protein: MKHLILLCLGILCFSTSCETSQQILQNLPTSVAGQPTSTQIAAGLKEALTIGTQNSANRLSAVNGFFANAALKILMPPEAQKVESTLRNLGMGNVVDKAILSMNRGAEEAAKSATPIFVNAIKQMSITDAIGILRGGNNSATEYFKQKTTAELTNAFKPVIEAALKKVDATKYWSDVFSLYNKFSSTPVNTDLSAYVTEKAISGIYIEVAAEEAKIRQDPAARVTDLLKTVFGSTLAQTGNK; encoded by the coding sequence ATGAAGCATCTTATTCTTTTATGCCTGGGCATTCTATGTTTTTCTACCAGCTGTGAAACCTCACAGCAGATTTTACAAAATCTACCTACTTCTGTAGCCGGTCAGCCAACGTCTACACAGATCGCCGCCGGTCTGAAAGAAGCCCTGACCATCGGCACCCAGAACAGCGCAAACCGCCTGTCTGCCGTAAACGGCTTCTTTGCAAATGCTGCCTTGAAAATCCTGATGCCGCCAGAGGCGCAGAAAGTTGAATCTACCTTACGTAACCTGGGCATGGGTAACGTAGTAGACAAAGCGATCCTCTCTATGAACAGAGGTGCTGAAGAAGCAGCGAAATCCGCTACTCCCATCTTCGTAAATGCCATCAAACAAATGAGTATTACAGATGCTATCGGGATTCTGAGAGGCGGCAATAACTCAGCGACTGAATATTTTAAACAAAAAACCACCGCTGAACTGACCAATGCTTTCAAACCCGTCATTGAAGCAGCATTGAAGAAAGTGGATGCGACCAAGTATTGGAGTGATGTATTCTCTCTTTACAACAAATTCTCCAGCACCCCCGTTAATACCGATCTTTCTGCTTACGTAACCGAAAAGGCAATTTCCGGTATCTACATCGAAGTCGCTGCTGAAGAAGCAAAGATCAGGCAAGATCCTGCTGCCCGCGTAACAGATCTGCTGAAGACTGTCTTTGGCAGTACATTGGCCCAGACTGGCAATAAATAG
- a CDS encoding NAD(P)/FAD-dependent oxidoreductase: protein MVLLSQTKIATTGKKRVVIIGGGFGGMELAKSLAGTDLQVVLIDKHNFHTFQPLLYQVATTNLEAPSIVAPYRKIFKQQSNFFFRMAEAKKIDTADQTVETSIGLIRYDYLVIATGATTNFYGNEEIAARAISIKSLEDALLLRNTIISNFEKALQVEDEMQLNSLMDFVIVGGGPTGVEIAGALSELKRHVFPKDYRELDFVKMDIHLIQSGGEILKGMSPAASRESLKMLNDLGVRVWLNRRVISYDGFAVKLSTGEQLCTRTLVWAAGVSGLPVEGLSEECMQDSRVKVDEYNKVVGYDNVFAIGDIAAMVTEEMPHGYPMLAQPAIQQGKLLGRNIMRWEAGKEPKPFKYNDMGTMATIGKNHAVADLMVFKKQIRTQGFRAWLIWMFVHLMSLVGFRNRVVVLINWVWKYFTNDAGFGTIIGKPKENIPVERVTEKVLV, encoded by the coding sequence GTGGTCTTATTAAGTCAAACGAAAATAGCAACAACAGGTAAGAAAAGAGTAGTGATCATAGGAGGAGGATTTGGGGGGATGGAATTAGCAAAGTCCCTTGCCGGAACAGACTTGCAGGTAGTGCTGATAGACAAACATAACTTTCACACCTTCCAACCTTTGTTGTATCAGGTAGCTACTACCAACCTGGAAGCGCCTTCTATTGTAGCGCCTTACCGCAAAATCTTCAAACAACAATCGAATTTCTTTTTCCGCATGGCGGAGGCGAAGAAAATTGATACCGCTGATCAGACGGTAGAGACATCTATCGGATTGATCCGGTATGATTACCTCGTGATTGCAACGGGTGCTACCACGAATTTTTATGGGAATGAAGAGATTGCAGCCAGGGCGATTAGTATTAAGAGCCTGGAGGATGCGTTGTTGTTGAGGAATACGATTATCAGCAATTTTGAGAAGGCATTGCAGGTAGAGGATGAAATGCAGTTGAATAGTCTGATGGATTTTGTGATTGTAGGTGGTGGTCCTACGGGGGTTGAAATAGCCGGGGCGCTGAGTGAGTTAAAAAGACATGTGTTTCCGAAGGATTATAGGGAATTGGATTTTGTGAAGATGGACATACATCTGATTCAGAGTGGCGGGGAAATATTGAAGGGGATGTCGCCGGCGGCATCGAGAGAGTCGCTGAAGATGTTGAATGATTTAGGGGTGCGGGTGTGGTTGAACAGAAGGGTGATTTCTTATGATGGGTTTGCGGTGAAATTGAGTACGGGAGAGCAGTTGTGTACGAGGACGTTGGTATGGGCTGCGGGTGTGTCTGGTTTGCCGGTGGAAGGATTGTCGGAGGAGTGTATGCAGGATTCGAGGGTAAAGGTGGATGAATATAATAAGGTAGTGGGATATGATAATGTGTTTGCGATAGGAGATATAGCGGCGATGGTGACGGAGGAGATGCCACATGGGTATCCGATGCTGGCGCAGCCGGCGATACAGCAGGGGAAGTTATTAGGGAGAAATATTATGAGATGGGAGGCTGGAAAGGAGCCGAAGCCATTTAAGTATAATGATATGGGGACCATGGCGACGATTGGGAAGAACCATGCGGTCGCGGATTTGATGGTGTTTAAGAAGCAGATCAGGACGCAGGGGTTTAGGGCATGGTTGATATGGATGTTTGTGCATCTGATGTCGTTGGTTGGGTTTAGGAATAGGGTTGTGGTGTTGATTAATTGGGTGTGGAAGTATTTTACAAATGATGCGGGGTTTGGAACGATTATAGGGAAGCCAAAAGAAAATATCCCGGTGGAGAGAGTGACGGAGAAAGTGCTTGTATAA
- a CDS encoding alpha-L-fucosidase, whose protein sequence is MEWWTHARFGMFIHFGLYAEAARHEWVKNYERLTNEEYQVYFDQFNPDLFNPKEWARQAKAAGMKYAVLTTKHHEGFCLFDSKYTDYKSTNTPIRRDLVKEFVAAFRAEGLKIGFYYSLLDWHHPDFTIDNHHPQRPANDTAYARLNKGRDMEKYRQYMRNQITELLTQYGKIDILWLDFSYPGTHGKGKDEWGSLALLKMIRKLQPNIIVDNRLDLGGVPDGADFATPEQVKPEELKSDYDGLPFETCQTFSGSWGYYRDEDTWKTNVQLLTLLITSVSKSGNLILNVGPTGRGVFDYRATRALDSIGQWMHFNDRAIYNCQQAPADYQAPEHSLLTYNPSSRRLYIHLMEYAGGKLVLKGYKGRVKYAQFLHDASEIKRVENGEDLVLTLPEKKPPFTVPVIELML, encoded by the coding sequence ATGGAATGGTGGACCCATGCCCGGTTTGGGATGTTCATCCATTTTGGCTTATATGCTGAAGCTGCCAGGCATGAATGGGTCAAAAACTACGAGCGGCTCACAAATGAGGAGTACCAGGTTTATTTTGATCAGTTCAACCCCGATTTATTTAACCCTAAAGAATGGGCCAGACAGGCCAAAGCAGCAGGTATGAAATACGCTGTGCTCACTACCAAGCACCACGAAGGATTCTGTCTCTTTGATTCAAAGTACACCGATTATAAATCTACTAATACCCCTATCCGCCGGGACCTTGTCAAAGAATTTGTAGCCGCTTTCCGGGCAGAAGGGCTTAAAATAGGGTTTTACTATTCCCTGCTGGATTGGCATCATCCTGATTTTACCATTGACAACCACCATCCTCAGCGGCCCGCTAATGATACAGCGTATGCCCGGCTGAACAAAGGCCGGGATATGGAGAAATACCGGCAGTATATGCGCAACCAGATAACAGAGCTCCTGACCCAATATGGGAAAATAGATATACTCTGGCTGGACTTCTCCTACCCGGGCACGCATGGAAAGGGTAAGGATGAATGGGGGTCACTGGCCTTGCTTAAAATGATCAGGAAACTACAGCCCAATATTATTGTAGATAACCGGCTTGATCTGGGAGGAGTGCCTGATGGGGCTGACTTTGCTACCCCGGAACAGGTGAAACCGGAAGAACTTAAAAGTGATTATGATGGGTTGCCTTTTGAAACCTGCCAGACGTTTTCTGGTTCATGGGGGTATTACAGGGATGAAGATACCTGGAAGACGAATGTACAGCTGCTTACATTATTGATTACTTCTGTAAGTAAGAGTGGGAACCTGATTCTGAATGTAGGGCCTACGGGTAGAGGAGTATTTGATTATAGAGCGACACGGGCGCTGGATTCTATCGGGCAATGGATGCATTTTAATGACCGGGCTATTTATAATTGTCAGCAGGCGCCGGCGGATTATCAGGCGCCTGAGCATAGTTTGCTAACGTATAATCCTTCTTCAAGGAGGCTTTATATTCATTTGATGGAATATGCGGGTGGGAAATTAGTGTTAAAAGGATATAAGGGAAGGGTAAAATACGCACAGTTTCTGCATGATGCTTCGGAGATAAAGAGGGTGGAAAATGGGGAGGACCTGGTATTGACGCTGCCGGAGAAGAAGCCGCCGTTTACGGTGCCGGTGATAGAATTGATGTTGTAA
- a CDS encoding HTTM domain-containing protein: MHNKTYPGWLFFFRVNMAGFALLHFLAIQPDFDMLYSFRGYIYPDIMDTATDHFSPTLITLQHYVGIQYETLLWICRIAYPLALVSLILGFCTRVSAVLSLFLQLLLLKSIHLYEYGVDGYTTFALFYCCIFPVGYIYSVDNRLRKFIIAPVHEHWLILLKAHLCIAYFFSGFDKVIGVTWRNGEALWKTLHSHNYYSLFSLDFLVNTPFFLIAGWGTIILEMGYCIGMNVRVTRMWWLGAIVCLHLFIALFMGLFFFSAMMILLNLCAYYTPYIDPERVRKRVQQQP; the protein is encoded by the coding sequence ATGCACAATAAGACCTATCCCGGATGGTTGTTCTTTTTCCGGGTAAATATGGCGGGTTTTGCTTTGTTACATTTTCTGGCGATACAGCCGGATTTTGATATGTTGTATTCATTCAGGGGGTATATATATCCTGATATAATGGATACAGCTACGGATCATTTTAGTCCTACCCTTATCACCCTGCAGCATTATGTGGGCATACAATATGAGACATTATTATGGATATGCAGGATTGCGTATCCATTGGCATTAGTGAGCCTGATCCTTGGGTTTTGTACGAGGGTGAGTGCGGTGTTATCGTTGTTTTTACAATTGTTGTTATTGAAGTCTATTCATTTGTATGAGTATGGGGTAGATGGCTATACTACTTTCGCGTTGTTCTACTGTTGTATATTTCCCGTGGGTTATATTTATTCGGTGGATAACCGGTTGCGAAAATTCATCATTGCACCTGTGCATGAGCATTGGTTAATTTTATTAAAAGCGCACTTATGTATTGCTTATTTCTTTTCGGGATTTGATAAGGTGATTGGGGTGACATGGAGGAATGGGGAAGCGTTGTGGAAGACCTTGCATAGTCATAATTATTATAGTTTGTTTAGCCTGGATTTTTTAGTGAATACGCCGTTTTTCCTGATAGCAGGATGGGGTACGATAATATTGGAGATGGGGTATTGTATTGGGATGAATGTACGGGTAACGAGGATGTGGTGGTTGGGGGCGATTGTTTGCCTGCATTTGTTTATTGCGTTGTTTATGGGGTTGTTTTTCTTTTCTGCGATGATGATATTGTTGAACTTGTGTGCGTATTATACGCCTTATATAGATCCGGAGCGGGTGAGGAAGAGGGTGCAACAACAACCGTAA
- a CDS encoding IS110 family transposase gives MEQSHISFEQVVSRGCGLDVHQENVVATIRGDNLQEQTRTFSTFTSSLKDLVAWLEESGITHVAMESTGVYWKPVFNILEPHFELILVNARHIKYVPGHKTDRNDSAWIAKLLLSGLLKGSFIPPQYTRELRELYRYKRKVIGQRSSEYNRLQNILETANIKLSSVVSDVFGISGWSMISAIIDGEQDPMILANLAKGRLKIKKQELICFRR, from the coding sequence ATGGAACAATCACATATCAGTTTTGAACAGGTTGTGAGTCGTGGCTGTGGCCTCGATGTTCACCAGGAGAATGTAGTAGCTACCATCAGGGGTGATAATTTGCAGGAACAAACCCGCACTTTTAGCACCTTCACAAGTTCACTTAAGGACCTGGTAGCCTGGTTGGAAGAATCGGGCATTACACATGTCGCAATGGAGAGCACGGGTGTTTACTGGAAGCCTGTTTTTAATATACTAGAACCTCACTTTGAACTTATTTTGGTCAATGCCCGGCATATTAAATATGTGCCGGGTCATAAGACTGATCGTAATGACAGTGCCTGGATTGCAAAATTATTGCTAAGCGGGCTACTAAAAGGAAGTTTTATTCCACCCCAATACACTCGTGAATTACGGGAATTGTACCGATACAAACGTAAAGTAATAGGCCAACGCTCCAGTGAATATAACCGATTACAGAACATTTTAGAGACTGCCAATATCAAATTGAGCAGCGTTGTCAGTGATGTGTTCGGCATAAGCGGCTGGTCAATGATCTCTGCTATTATTGATGGAGAACAGGATCCCATGATATTGGCCAATCTGGCCAAAGGTAGGCTCAAAATCAAGAAGCAAGAACTTATTTGCTTTAGAAGGTAA
- a CDS encoding transposase codes for MLNLSKAAILQLNELLCQVDNRIDQYLRKWEEEVKLLQTIPGVQKQTATAILAEIGTDMHAFPNQHHLASWCGLCPGNNESAGKKKSERINHGNSSLKTALVEAAWAAVHTKESYLKRRYYSLSVRRGKKRALIAIAHKILIATYFILKNRVPYMEPDNQEWLKKRKQAQINNYLRRLRELEALPPSQ; via the coding sequence ATGCTCAACCTGTCTAAAGCTGCTATCTTACAGCTAAATGAACTGCTTTGTCAGGTAGATAACCGTATTGATCAGTACTTAAGAAAATGGGAAGAAGAAGTAAAATTACTTCAGACTATTCCCGGAGTACAAAAACAAACAGCTACAGCCATCTTAGCCGAAATAGGTACAGATATGCATGCCTTCCCAAATCAGCATCATTTAGCCAGTTGGTGTGGCTTATGTCCGGGTAATAATGAAAGTGCCGGAAAAAAGAAAAGTGAACGTATCAATCATGGCAACAGTTCTCTTAAAACAGCACTGGTGGAGGCGGCCTGGGCCGCTGTACATACAAAGGAATCTTATCTGAAAAGAAGATATTACTCTTTAAGTGTGCGAAGAGGTAAAAAACGTGCTCTTATCGCCATTGCACACAAAATCCTCATTGCCACTTATTTTATACTCAAAAATAGAGTGCCATATATGGAACCGGATAATCAGGAGTGGCTTAAAAAAAGAAAGCAGGCGCAGATAAATAATTATCTCAGGCGCCTGCGCGAGCTTGAGGCATTACCCCCATCTCAATAA